The Elaeis guineensis isolate ETL-2024a chromosome 3, EG11, whole genome shotgun sequence region TAAACAGACAAGCTGACGCTGACCAACACTCCAGTTCTCACCATTTTCAGTGACTGCAAGTCAAATATGTCATGCATGCCATCAAAATTCATGATATCAATATAAAAGGAGTGCTGTAGTTTTGCATACAAATTCAGAAATAAGTGTCGATGACAAAGCTACCAGTTCATATTGGCAAGTAGATGAAGAACGCCAGTGATTTTTTCAGCTACAATTTTAAAAACAAAATCCAAATTCAATATCAAACCTGTGGAACTGAGCTTTAATTCTTTCTTCCTAACTTCTTCTCCAAGCTGACAGCAGTCCAAGGCCTGAAATAAATTGTGTTCCATAGGAAGTTACGAGGAGCCAATACACCCAATGCAAAGTTGACGCAATCAGCCAAAAGTTAATAACAGTGTAGTGCATGTTGGAAAATGGAAGTACCTCCCATATTTGTTCATCTGTGTACTCTTCAAGAGGGTCAAGGTTGCTACGCACGGTTCCTTCAAACATAGTTGGGTCTTGAGGGATAATGCTTAATCTGGATCTTAAGTCATGCAGTCCGATTGTTGAAATGTCAATGCCATCTATAAATATCTGACCAACAGTAGGATCAATGATGCGGAAGAGCGTCTGTATTAGGGTAGATTTTCCACTGCCAGTTCTTCCGACAATACCAGTCTTCATTCCACCAGGGAATGTGCATGTGAGACCCCTTAACACAAAAGGCATGTGTGGGGCATAGCGAACCTGCACCAACATTAATCAGCACCTGACCAGAACCAGAGAATACAAACAGGCATTTCATGATTAACAATGTCTTTCCAAAGAACTAGTTCAGAACATGTTCAAGGAAGCACAGTGAAATCATAGCCACTAATCTACAGGTCACAGTTTTCTCCCCAGGACGAGCACAGATTCTAGAAACAGGCGCTAAAGTATGCAACATTGTGCCACTCATTTAAATTGGCCCCACAATTCGGAAGCAAAAATAATGAACCAGTTTAAGCCTTTGACTTCTCACAAGTCAACAACTTTCATCTTTGAAGTAAATCATTAAGTgaaacaagcaatcaaagaaTAGATAAGGAAATTACAGCATAGAAGCTAATGCTAAACTTGCTACTCATATCAACCCTGACAAATGACAAAAATGACTATCTTAAGATTTACCTGCAGGTCACATAGGTCTACTTCTCCCTTCGATGGCCACTCACAATTTAGTCTTTTTGCTTCAATAGTAAGAGGTGGTTCACTAGGAATGCTCGTATATTGCAGAATCCTCTCTACAGATATGATTTTGTTCTCGAGATTGCAGAGATTCCATATGACCCAGGCTTGTAGCATATTCAGATTAAGCCCATATGTCACTGCAAGGCCAGCAATGCCTGAAAGGATGTAAAGAACACCAAACTTGCAAGATTAATTTCCTTCTTTCACAGAGATGGCACCCCAAgataactaaataaataaataaaagcaaaCTTCATCAAAGGAAATACCTGGATCGATTACACCTTTTGGCATGGAAATCAAAAATactaatgagaaggcaaaagtaaGTGATGATAACATATCCAAACGAAAGCAGAGCCAGTCCATTGCACCAGCATTATGAAACTTGGGTCGAGAGTAATCATCATTCAGATGAAAGTTAGCACCTACAAATCTTGATTCATGGCCAAAACTTCTAATTGTCATTGATCCTGACATGGATTCAGCAAAATGTTGTATGATGGGAGCTTTGCACACCCCAACCAATCTTGCTAGTTCCCGTGCAGTATCAATGTAATATTGCTGAAAAAACAAGAATGATACACCACATGATgattaaattcataaattttaagaCCAACCACAGAATAGAAAATAGATCACAATGCGATGAAAGGGCCATGCAGATTCATGGTCGCATGATAGATGTGCTTTCGGAATTGGAAGTAAAATAAATTTCTAGAGTTGTTTTTAAGAACACAATGACCATGCACTTTGCCATCGACTTGTCTCTATCTGGTTTGACAACTAGCTTTTTATGCCATCCAGGCTACTCTAGCACTAAGGGAGATTGTGTTGAGCATACAAAGGTTTTTCGATGATGGTCAAATACTCAGAAAGTGGAACTGGAACACGAGTGCTTTCAGGAGATAGGAAACTGAAGCACCTAGAAAACATCTTCTACGACATGAAATATACTGTACAATAATAGCAATGAtcaacttattttttaatttaatttcttcaTTTTGTAGTAACGTCACAACTGTGTTATTGAAACATGATATAAAGACAGAACAAAAAACAAAGATCAGGACATGACTTAAATTAATTGCATGAGGTTGTCTCTCAAAGTGTAATCTaatgcatcatcaaaaatgggATTGCAAAGACTATATAACACTTGGATGATCTAACAGATATCCTTCCTTGTGTGACAAGAATATAGAATTCTATGGATGCCATAACTGCCATCCATCAATTAGGCATTTCATGATCCAAACAACTCGAGAGTGGTCCCTAAAGCACACCAGTCAGAGTGACTTTGATGGTGATGCTGGTCAATATAACAGAGAAATCCAATCTAGAGCTTCCACCCAATTAACTTCACCTTCTTGGTGATTGTACCGACACCATCAAatcatatattatttataatttgaaTGTAAGCATCTACTGGACTGCTACTTGTATGAAAAAACAAATGAAAGTTCAAATAAATTACGCACATGTTGAATACAATATCaaaacacacacgcacgcacccCGCACACTTAGAAGGATTAACGACTAGATGTGGTTAGCACAAGCACATGTGAGTTTATGTCTATTCACAAAAAACTAAAACTATGCCATAGAAAGATTATAATAGATTCCagtttttttaagaatatgttaTGACATCCTTAGCCTTCAGGACATAAATGAAGCacttaaattctttttttacagATAATAAATTATGATGTCTAATGAGTCCCTTACAGCTGATTTATTGGCAAACATTTTGTTATTCCTGAAAATGGTAATAAACTATTTATGCTCAAGAAATCAACTTATAAGTCAGTAAAAGGTTGTACGCACAGGTTGTATTAGCTTTGATACTTACAAAAAAGTTCATGAATGACATGCAACCATTTAAGGGTCTGCATATTGAAGAAACACATACCTGATACCAAATGCAAGCTGCAATCACTGGAATAAAGACTATAAAAACTTGCCATGCAACCTGTGACATGACTGCAATGATCCCCAAGAGCTGGATAATTGTGAATGCAAAGGAACCAGTTTGGAAAGGAATACTTGTATCTACTTCATTTTGATCAGTCGATGCCTGTAGCAGAAGGATTGCTAATGTAAATGACAGATGGAGTCGTCTAATTCTtgacaaatatttaaaaaaatatatatttccaaaagataaaaaaatgacCAAAACTTACTCTGTTTAAAATGCGCCCGGTTGGAGTTGAATCAAAGAATGACATCGGAGCACGGAATATGCACATATGCATCTTGTCGAACAGCAGTGTTGCTGTCTTATACCCAGCTGTTACGAGAAATAGAGATCTAATAAGGATACAGAACGCACTCCCAAGAGCCAATGCAATGTAGACGTAGATAAGCATTGCGCTATTCACATGAGGTTCTTCATCTTTTGACGCAGGAGCCGCCCAAGCCATCCAGTAATTGCTACCAATCTGAAGGATTTGAAAAAGAATTTGTGCCAGCAATATCAGTGGCACAAGAGCTCCTTTGTATGCCATCGTGATGTACCTCCAGTAGACCCAAAACCCAACTCTgcctttctccctctcttcttcttgaacaaGTTGTCCCTTCTTACTACCAACTTCATCTGGTTTACCATTCTGTGCATCTTTCTGCTCTACTTTATGAGCACCCTGTGTGCTGCTTTCAGTGTCATGAGAACGACCTTCTATGGTGCCACTCGAACTATTACTAGCAAGGTCCATTGACTCAAGTGCTGCTAAAGCATCCTTATGAGCACCAACCAATTCCATAAACTCGGTTCCTGAGTTTAGTATGTCATTATATTTTCCCCCTTGTGCAATTTCTCCATCTTTCATAAcctacaaaaaataaaataaaataaaataaaaataaaataaataataataataataataataataataataataataataaaacagAAATTTTTATCTAGCAGACTGCTGAAGTGCATGCAGAGCTATGTGTAATCAAATCATGGGGAAGAAATAGAGATAGTATCACTCACCAGGATAAGATCAGCAGAAGGTAGAAATTCCACCTGATGTGTGACATAGACAACTGTTTTGGAAGCTAAAGCCCCTAGCAAACACTCCTGCAATATGAAGATTGCTTGCTCGCTTAGTTCTATCAAAGGCAGACTACCATGTTTTGAAGGCTGTAATACCAAACTTACGCAATGAAGATATGATTAATTTGTATATCATCCAAGATTCAAGTAGGTACAAGTAACTATTGAAAAAATATTGATCCATAGAGTAAAATTAGAGTTTAGAAACATTAAAAGAAAATAACGATAAAAGGCATGTATAAACCATTTATTAATTCTTCTTTAAAAACCATTGGTTTATTAGTGTATTTAATTATAAGGAAGTGAGTACCTTAAAGAGATGTGATCCTGTGTGGGCATCAACAGCGCTGAATGGATCATCCAACAAATAAATGTCAGCATCTTGGTATAAAGCACGAGCAAGTTGCACCCTTTGCTTCTGCCCGCCACTCAAATTGATGCCTCTCTCTCCAATGACAGTCTGGTCTCCAAAGGGAAGAATCTCCAAGTCCTTCTTCAAGGAGCATGCTTCGAGGACTTTGTCGTACTTCTCAACATCCATTTCCTTGCCAAACAGTATGTTTTCTTGAATCTTACCGCTCTGTATCCAAGGTGATTGGGAGACATATGCCGTCGTCCCACACAATTTAACAGTTCCAGATATCTTTGGAACCTCACCTAATATGCAGGACAGCAAGCTCGATTTACCAGAACCAACAGTTCCACAAACAGCGACCCTCATCCCTTGCAagacttgaaaattcaaatctttcAAAGTGGGAATTTCAGAAGAGAGATCCCACGAGAAACTTCCATTGCTTACTTCAATCGCAATCTCAGAGCTGCCTCTTGGAAGTCTCTGTACTATATCAGGCTGCAAGTCCTCAAGGCAGAGAAATGAAGAAATTCTATCAAGGGAGACTTTGGTCTGAATGGTCATTGAGATCGTGTCTGGTAGACTATAGATCGGCTCTTGCAACACTCTAAATGTTGCAAGCGCGGACAGAATTTTTCCTGATTCTAATGGTATCCCCATAAACATGCAAGCTCCAAAGGTGACCACCGCGACAAAAGTAGGCGAACCCCAGAAGACAAATGTTGTTATGGCAAATGCATAAACATATTTCTTCAACCAATTCGTCTCGGTTTTCCTTAACTCGATTATTTTGGATAAGAACTTCATCTCCCAGCCTTGAAGCTTGAGAATTCTAATATTTCTCAAGATCTCCGAAGTAGCTTTCATCCTGATGTCTTTCGACTCCATCATCTTCTCCTGGTACTTCTCTTGCACCTTCCCCAGTGGAACATTGCCTAACATTACAACAAAGGTGGCTGCTAAAGCGGCAAGTGAAGCAAGCCCCAGACAAGAATACAAGATCAACAAGGCCAGCGTGACTTGCAAAACGACCATCCACAGATCATGCATGTACCAGCTGTAGAGCCCCACTCTGTCGGCATCGACACTCATTAAGTTGATGATCTCGCCACTACTTCTGCTCTGTCTCGAGTGACTCGACAGAGTGAGACCCTTTTGGTAGATCATAGCAATAAGTGAAGCCCGGACCCTGATCCCGGCCTGTTGCAATCTGAAAAACCAATGCCTCTGTGAGAGGCACTCGAGAAGCTTTGCCACGATGAATACCAACACCAAAAGATATCCTTCATGTGCGAACTCCCGACTCCCATTGAGGTACTGAACAAAGAAATCGATGAGGTAGGGACCCACGTACGAGGCAACCGTGTACACGAGCGCATACAACGCCGTCAACAGGACTTGCCCCCAGACAGAGAATACTATTGCCGCTGCTAATCTAGCTGCGGTAATTCCACCGCTACCACTTCCACTCCCTTCCTTGCTGCTGCTATTGCCATCACCACCAGTGTATGACTCGAGCTTACTTTTGAAAATGGGGAAGACGCCACTGACACTATCAGTATCAGCTAACTGTGGAACATCTTTGAGGTCCAACGTCTTCTTATGACCAACGGAGAGCAAAGGACCCATCCAAGAGAAGGTAAGGATGCTGAGAAGACCGGCATTTGCAAAAAGGGAGACATCGCCGGTGCAACTGGTATTGGGTGACTCATTGACACTAGCAGCACTCAATAGAGGCTCCTGAAGAAGAGGACTCTCTTCGAGAGTCCTCTTCCCGACGAGCCCAGCACAGCCAAGAAACAGACCGCAAAATAGTGATCCAAAATCCAGCCCCCACAGATGGGGCTGAAGAATTCCATGATTTTTGAAATATAGAAAGTCTACGACAAGACTAGAGCATGATATCAAGAAGAACAGAACCCACCAAATCCTAAGAAAGGAGGGAAATTTCTTCTCCCTTGAAGGGAAGAACTCGAAGTGCAGGTAAGCGGAGATGGCGAACCATGCAACGACTCTGGTAGACAAGTCCAACTGCACGGCAAGCCGGTCGCCAGACCAGAATCCATCCTGATTCCAGAAGTAGTTAAAAAGACAGAGGAAGAGATCAAGCAGGCCCAGACACAGGGAGGTCCAAAGGACTAATTTTGAATACGAAAACCGATTGTTCTCTACTCTCTCCTTACTAGAGGCTCCACTCTTGCGCCTCCGACAGAGCCAGACCCAGGCCAGGACTAGCAGGAGGCCGAGGTGGCAAGAAACAGAGAACCACCCATGAATAAAGATGGGCCTGAGGAGGAATCCAGCATCCCAAGGCATTCGAAACAAAGGAGAGCGCGAGAAAGAAGCTGACATACCATCAAAGAGAGTCCAAGACCGCAGCCTTTCGATCCTTTCTTCTCTGACGATCATGAGTTCACGGGGAGAGAACAAGGCAGAAAGAAGCGATTTTATAGAAGCGGGGGATGAAAAGAGCGTGCACGAGGGCGTGCAAGGCGGCTCCTTGGGGGCCAAGTTAGGGCGTACTTTTCTAgccaaaagaaaaggagggagaccGCGGGTTCTTGGACGTATTCGGAAAAGGAAGCTACACCCCCCGTCCCATCCCACAGCCCAAGGGAGTGTTAACCCTTCATCAGGGTTCACTGTTGCTGCGTCACCGATGACCAAGCCGGGAGCGATCGAGCGAGTTTTTGCTCGGGTTTGTGGTGATGAGCTCCGAAGAACAAAAATCTACCAAGATCCAAAAACGGCATTTCGTTTTTCCGCTAATAACGACCACCAAAACGAAAAGATCTGGCGGAGATCCCTGAACTGCGCCAATTGATTACGGATCGCGCCGGCCTACGCCTACCTGGGCGTGGCCCAGCCAATAATTTCTCCTGCCTGGTGCCCCGATAGGGGGCCACGTGGCCTGCGTCGCGTACTCCGTTGGATGTTTGGCACAGAGCAGACAACACGGCGttgtcggctcccgactcaacccAACTCATACGCCAGGTTGACCACGATGCGTTCGAGATTTAACCGAGCCTTCGAAAGTTGAAATCCGTGACTCCATGGATTCCCCTGGATGAGGGGATTAGCatgtttttattattttattaaatctaaaaaaataaaaaaaatattttttatattttttaaaaaattcatactTTAATTATTACCATCAATATAGTCCATATCATCATCATTGTCTTACCCTTATTATTATCAATATTAAGGTTGAGCAAATAATCGAGATCCGAAAAAATCCATCCAATCCGACCTAATAAATATTAGTTTCGATCGGTTCAAAACTATAAATCAGataaaattgaattaaaatttataaaaaattaattatttacagTCGGATTCAGTTTCTACATTTTTAACCCGAATAAAACTGAACCAAATCGATATAGTATTCAaaaactcactttcattttgaGACGGCATCGTTTAGActtcaatatttcattctaaaaaatatcccatcatctatttgaattcatgagaatattaatattgaattgtTGATGGAAGCACATCAATTAGAGATAATTTTgaagtaaaaatttttagatgtaattacttttatatgagtaatttttttttattttattttatataagtttaaaaataaatctaaaatttgtaacttataaggtttagattttttttatattaaattaataaaaaataaataaataaatttaaatagatcaatattggacttaaaatcaatattacATCAATATTAAAGTCCAAACCGACACAATCTATCCGAACCCACTACAAAACTATTCACTTCAATTTTAAacggtttatacatgataaacgaTCAGCAGtagattgaattttcttcaatatgattggatttgatcagataaaatttttttctcaatccaATCGAATTCGATCCATATTTAACCCTagttgatatgctattattattattgttgccATCTTAGCCACTAACATCATCAACGGTGCCTCCTTCTGAGTTTAAAAATAGAATAGTAAAAACAATAAAGCGATGGTGAATGATACCTTAatccatatcaacatattttctcTCCCAACAGTTCTTTCGTATCAGTGATGCATCAAATTTCA contains the following coding sequences:
- the LOC105040178 gene encoding ABC transporter C family member 3, with amino-acid sequence MIVREERIERLRSWTLFDGMSASFSRSPLFRMPWDAGFLLRPIFIHGWFSVSCHLGLLLVLAWVWLCRRRKSGASSKERVENNRFSYSKLVLWTSLCLGLLDLFLCLFNYFWNQDGFWSGDRLAVQLDLSTRVVAWFAISAYLHFEFFPSREKKFPSFLRIWWVLFFLISCSSLVVDFLYFKNHGILQPHLWGLDFGSLFCGLFLGCAGLVGKRTLEESPLLQEPLLSAASVNESPNTSCTGDVSLFANAGLLSILTFSWMGPLLSVGHKKTLDLKDVPQLADTDSVSGVFPIFKSKLESYTGGDGNSSSKEGSGSGSGGITAARLAAAIVFSVWGQVLLTALYALVYTVASYVGPYLIDFFVQYLNGSREFAHEGYLLVLVFIVAKLLECLSQRHWFFRLQQAGIRVRASLIAMIYQKGLTLSSHSRQSRSSGEIINLMSVDADRVGLYSWYMHDLWMVVLQVTLALLILYSCLGLASLAALAATFVVMLGNVPLGKVQEKYQEKMMESKDIRMKATSEILRNIRILKLQGWEMKFLSKIIELRKTETNWLKKYVYAFAITTFVFWGSPTFVAVVTFGACMFMGIPLESGKILSALATFRVLQEPIYSLPDTISMTIQTKVSLDRISSFLCLEDLQPDIVQRLPRGSSEIAIEVSNGSFSWDLSSEIPTLKDLNFQVLQGMRVAVCGTVGSGKSSLLSCILGEVPKISGTVKLCGTTAYVSQSPWIQSGKIQENILFGKEMDVEKYDKVLEACSLKKDLEILPFGDQTVIGERGINLSGGQKQRVQLARALYQDADIYLLDDPFSAVDAHTGSHLFKECLLGALASKTVVYVTHQVEFLPSADLILVMKDGEIAQGGKYNDILNSGTEFMELVGAHKDALAALESMDLASNSSSGTIEGRSHDTESSTQGAHKVEQKDAQNGKPDEVGSKKGQLVQEEEREKGRVGFWVYWRYITMAYKGALVPLILLAQILFQILQIGSNYWMAWAAPASKDEEPHVNSAMLIYVYIALALGSAFCILIRSLFLVTAGYKTATLLFDKMHMCIFRAPMSFFDSTPTGRILNRASTDQNEVDTSIPFQTGSFAFTIIQLLGIIAVMSQVAWQVFIVFIPVIAACIWYQQYYIDTARELARLVGVCKAPIIQHFAESMSGSMTIRSFGHESRFVGANFHLNDDYSRPKFHNAGAMDWLCFRLDMLSSLTFAFSLVFLISMPKGVIDPGIAGLAVTYGLNLNMLQAWVIWNLCNLENKIISVERILQYTSIPSEPPLTIEAKRLNCEWPSKGEVDLCDLQVRYAPHMPFVLRGLTCTFPGGMKTGIVGRTGSGKSTLIQTLFRIIDPTVGQIFIDGIDISTIGLHDLRSRLSIIPQDPTMFEGTVRSNLDPLEEYTDEQIWEALDCCQLGEEVRKKELKLSSTVTENGENWSVGQRQLVCLGRVILKKSKVLVLDEATASVDTATDSLIQKTLRQQFLESTVITIAHRITSVLDSDFVLLLDNGVIVEHDTPTRLLENKSSLFANLVSEYTMRSGSSFDGLNNQ